The window GGGCCCTGGTCCGCCGCTATGCGGGCATGGAAGGGATAGTAGTTTATAGCGTCGCTGAAATGTCTCCACGCAGCCAGTATATGTGGGGCGGCTGCGCTGCCGAACTCCCTTTCGGCGACCTTCGCCAGGAATTCATCGGGGTTCGGCTTCGGAGACCAGCTATATCTTGCAGCAACCTCCGTGCAAATCGAAGGGTAATTCCCGAAAATCCAGCATCCAATGAATCCCGTAACCCCGGCATCCAGCATAGCCTCAAACTTGCGTGCGAGTTGATATGGAATAGGGTAATAAGGAACGGTCGCCAGTTCATGTGTGCTGGTCAGCTGAATCTTGGCGTAAATCGGAAGGCCATGCTTTCTCGCTTCGTCTCTCGCTTTAATGAACCTCTCGGATGGGCCTATGTACGAAAGGCTATATTCGTCGATATTCAAAGTTACATCTTCTAGGACTTTCTTGCCACCCCGCTCGAAATCGCCCATAAAGATGACATCTTTGGGGAGCTTCTCAATGATCCCAGGCTGGGGGTCGGGCCCATACATGCCCCAGCTCCAGTTCCAGACTATTACCCTGGCATCCGGGCTTGCTGCCCGTACGCCGTCCCGGATAAGAGTTATGACCTCAGATACGACTTCATCGGCCGGGCGACTCTTGCAGCGCGGGCAGGATATATTGATTCCCCGCGAGTAGCAGTGGGTCTTGTATTCAGAGGCATTGATTAGGATCACCCCTCCAAGCCCTGGGCAAGCCCGGAGGAGGTTCTCTGTTGCTTCCCGCAGGAAGGCCTTGACCTGAGGCTGGCTAGTGCAGAGGGAATGTGCCACCTTCTTAAGCATGTAACGCTCGTTGAGTTCCTCTACTGTAAGGTCATCATCCCCTACCCCGGGGTAAACGAACGGTATCGGCCCCCGCTCCGGTTCCCCTTTGAGGTCGGGATACTTCTCCCAGAATTTATCATCCGCGTAAAAGCCCATGGGCTCACACAGATAAAGGTAAACGTCGATCCCATATTTCCCTGCCCTCTTGATGAGCTCATTGAGCTTCCTCTGGCGTTTTTCGGCCGCAAGGCCCAGTTCTGGAAAGACGCTGGTCCTCACAGCTGTCCTCAGAATGCAATGAAGCCAGATCCCGTTTATCCCCTGGTGAGAAAGGCGGGCAAGGTAAGGTTCAGGGTAGGCATCACGCGGGTGGCCGAGCTCATCGTGGTAGATGCTGTAGTAACTCCGCAGGATACGGACTTCAAAGGCTGGGTTTCTTACAGTCTCCCCCCGGCGGAGGTAAGGGGCCTTCCGGATGCCCATGAGTTCTTCCAGGTGGTAGAGGGCATACATAGCGCCGCGCTCGTTTACTGTGTCGACCGCGATAGCGTCCTCCGCAATCCTTATCCGGTAACCGTCGGGCCCCAGTCCAGGATGGGCAGCAGGATCGGGATCTACATTGATAGTTATGACGTTTTCCGCCCGGCTCCCCTGCGGGACGATTACTGGATCACCAATTGGAACTCCCATAGAGTTATGCATGAACTCCCGGAAATCCGAAATGGCGGTATCAAGCACAATTCCAAACGGGCGGGATACGACGATCTTCCAATCACGATTTATCTCCGTTTCCTGTCCTCCACGGCTCACCGAAGGGTCTCGCAGGGGTTCGGTATGTAACTCCGTTTCGAACCATTTGACGAAATCAAAGGGCTTCTCCGGGCTGAGAAGGTACATGTGACCACCTCTTTTTCAGGTAAATTAAGACGTGATGCGGTTTATCTCAGGGGCGTCGCCGGTTTTGCTCTGTCGAGAATACGATCTGGGGAATGTCGGCCTGGCTCCGGCGAGACAGCATCAGTCTCGGGCCATCTCCACCTGCCAGGTTAAAGTATACACTTTTCATTCCAGAGAGTCAAGATTTATTTACGGCATAAATAAGGAGGATTCCCGAAAATATCGGGTTATATGCCTGGATCTCTTTTGTTTTTCCTGCGTCCGGACGGGTATTAATTTTCGATTAGAACTAATCCTCTATTGGTCCTCACCTGCTGGTCCTCACCTGCCGACTAGGCTTCAGCCTCCATTGTAGGGCGTTTAGGCCAAATACCCCCTATCCGTGTTTGGCTCAAAACGGGGTAGGCTGAGTAGTTACGCCGGTGGCAAAATACCCCCGTTCGCACTATCCCGACTGGTGCGAACTGAGCTGCCGCACAATCAGAGGGATGACTCTGGCTTTCTCCTGATCAGATATCCGAACCCTGTGCATCCAGCTATAGAAAGTATCCCTCCCGTAATTGAGATGGCGGGCCCCAGCCCCAAATGCTCTGCCGCAACTCCGATAAGCCACGGGAAAACCATTCCCCCGAATGAGCCCGACGCTATGATGACCCCAAGCGCAGCCCCGGCCTGACCTGGAAAATAATCCGCTGCAGTGGCCAGGATCGTGGGCCAAGTTCCCGCCATCACAAGCCCGATCATACCTGCGAGGATGACCATGTTAACCGGATCTGAAACCAAGTATAGGCCCGCGAACATCACAAATGAACCTGCGAAGCTAAAAAACACAAGTCTTCTCGGGTCAACCTTCAGTGTAAGCCAGCCACAGGCTAGCCTCCCTGGTATCATAGCTCCCCAGAAAACCGATAGGCTGAGCGATACGAGCGTATCCTGAGCCGCAAACCCGGATGATAAAAGATAAGAAAGCCAGGATGCAAGGCCCTGTTCAGCCCCGACGTATGCAGCCATGGAAAAGCTCAAAACCCAGAAGGTTGGATTCCCCATGAACTCAGAGAACTCCCGGAGTCCCAAACGGTTGACCCTGGTAAAGGGCGGGAAAATCTGCCCTGCCAGAAATGCGGCCAAGGCGAGAGCCAGGAGGCCAACTATAAAGTATGACCCGCGCCACCCGATACGGGAAGTCTCGCAATACGCCGCGAAAAATGGCACTACAAGAGCACCGAGGTTGAATGAGACCTGGGCCAGGTTCATGAGAAGGCCTCTATTCTCGGTCAAGTCGGCCATCAGCGCAGATACAAGCCCCTCCACAAGGCCCGCACCGATCCCGAGAAGGAGCATTCCTGTAAGGACAGAATAGTAACCTGGAGAAAACCCTATTACCAGAAGAGAAGCCCCTATGAGGACAACGCCGCCGAGGAAAGGCCCCCTGCGGCCCAGGATATCAGAGAGAGCCCCACCAACAAGGACGGATGTGGAATACCCGAAGAAATACGAGGTAAAAAACCAGCCGGCCCTGGCCGTCTCGATCCTGAAGGCCCCGGAGAGCGCCGGAAGAAGCCGCGGAGTGAGAAACGTAGCCCCGGCCAGGATAGCGACTGCAGCAAAGCACCCAGCCAGGAGTGCCCGGTTGCCCATAATGTCGCGAGCCGGGGCTGATCCGGCTTTACATATGGTGGCCTGTGCAACGGCATCGCTTGGTTCGACAGCATCTGCCTCAGCTTTCGTTGAGGTCACCCCCAGAGGCCTGTCTCCTCGCCTTCGCCGCGGCTGCGGCCATTGCCATTGCTCCCCCGCGGCATGTCCCCTTCACGCACTATATCGCAAAACCTAGGGGCCCCGAAAAATTCGTTCGCAGCGTTCAGTGCCGCCCCCAGAACTCCGCAATCCTCCCCGAACGAGGTCTTAAGGATTTTGAGATCCTTCAATGCATGCCGGTTTGCCCGCAGCATAATGGTACGCCTTGCTTCCTCAAAGACAGGCTCAAGCCGCTCGATAACTGCACCACCCAGTATAATCAGCTCCGGATTCAGAATATTCGTGATGTTACTAAGTGCGATGCCGATAAGTTGGCCCGTCTGAAGACAGATGTTAATCGCTACTTTATCACCCGAAGCTAACTCCTTAACAATGTCAAGCATCGCTTCCCCTTTGCCTATACCTGCGGAGAATTTCACATTTATGGTTGGGAAGGTAACGCCATTCTCAAGGCAGCCATAGTTCCCACAGGTACAGCGGCCCATGTCCTCATCAACAGTAGTGTGGCCGAGGAGCCCCGCCACGTTATTGTGACCCCTCAGGAGTTCCCCGCCAGACACGATTCCACATACGATACTAAATCCTACTGCCACGAAAATAAACTCCAGCGCATCTCTGGCCTTGCCCATCCATTTCTCGGCCACGGCCATCGCCCGGCCGCCCTCCTCAATTGTCGTGAGCACCCCCAGGCGTTCCTCGAAGTAGTCCTTAAGCCTTATACCCTCCCATCCGGTTGCATTTGGTATGTCAAGGCACACGCCGGAAGCCGAATCAACGATACCCGAGACGCCAAATCCTACGCCCGCCACCCGCGAAGGATCTATCCCGGTCTTATTAAGCAGTGATTGGATAACCCTATAGAGCCCTCCGGCCTTGTCATCACCCAGGTCCCTGGTGAGGAT is drawn from Bacillota bacterium and contains these coding sequences:
- a CDS encoding MFS transporter, producing MTSTKAEADAVEPSDAVAQATICKAGSAPARDIMGNRALLAGCFAAVAILAGATFLTPRLLPALSGAFRIETARAGWFFTSYFFGYSTSVLVGGALSDILGRRGPFLGGVVLIGASLLVIGFSPGYYSVLTGMLLLGIGAGLVEGLVSALMADLTENRGLLMNLAQVSFNLGALVVPFFAAYCETSRIGWRGSYFIVGLLALALAAFLAGQIFPPFTRVNRLGLREFSEFMGNPTFWVLSFSMAAYVGAEQGLASWLSYLLSSGFAAQDTLVSLSLSVFWGAMIPGRLACGWLTLKVDPRRLVFFSFAGSFVMFAGLYLVSDPVNMVILAGMIGLVMAGTWPTILATAADYFPGQAGAALGVIIASGSFGGMVFPWLIGVAAEHLGLGPAISITGGILSIAGCTGFGYLIRRKPESSL
- a CDS encoding ROK family transcriptional regulator: MQREELNYNERLILNLIRFHGEIARNNLVDKSGLSFSSISNVTKRLLGSGFIIETGKDFSQGGGRPLILLSVNPDLAYFVGVDIGAYHTRFGVYDSSLKRKLTGEKILTRDLGDDKAGGLYRVIQSLLNKTGIDPSRVAGVGFGVSGIVDSASGVCLDIPNATGWEGIRLKDYFEERLGVLTTIEEGGRAMAVAEKWMGKARDALEFIFVAVGFSIVCGIVSGGELLRGHNNVAGLLGHTTVDEDMGRCTCGNYGCLENGVTFPTINVKFSAGIGKGEAMLDIVKELASGDKVAINICLQTGQLIGIALSNITNILNPELIILGGAVIERLEPVFEEARRTIMLRANRHALKDLKILKTSFGEDCGVLGAALNAANEFFGAPRFCDIVREGDMPRGSNGNGRSRGEGEETGLWG